The following are encoded in a window of Caldicellulosiruptor danielii genomic DNA:
- the pglZ gene encoding BREX-3 system phosphatase PglZ, with protein sequence MIEDAIWEKINSNLYDFLLVYDYDNLLCEFNVITKIFDEGYEVFYYKDIEEYRIFYETEIRYTDKKVILIVTENVYIPWDVKCDYHEVLIRVKDLFFNLDVDVIKQIDVEYFDVIYQKMQSLNRVLNFEETCNFILRYIYNVDISVINNLQDLIKQLLRLYFKGTELPQVLSDFIKNKLVFLPTEVSCILNSKNEFFKFFQTEFDKFVRKDKYDEMDKETYIDFLDPEIRVYLDDLIMDNIIKLSKPTELNNSLPIKQLGLVFNLKSQEEEYKHLKNRLKNLLCEIKSHKDWFEVAEIFGRIINLCCILNDDEYEALSQEINVKFKDWLLENYGKLPYLSYSNGPIMVHHIQPYIINLLKKENKNKVAFILLDGMSEFNWTIIKEYLENMNLRIEKKSCFAWIPTITSISRQSIFSAEPPLRFKTTMFSTNYDEKHFKRFFVNSGYKEKEIAYIRSIKTFEEENLRNALEEDFKVLCVVVDVIDEFVHGQVFNYKGLQNQINFYMSEKYLQKFLEKLFKKNYEVFIASDHGNVLTVGQGNVKEGVYIETLSNRVKIYPKDIPIESPPGIKIIKWGGIGLPDEYNYVVSDDNLSFHDKGRTILTHGGISIEEVIVPFVKVMPSL encoded by the coding sequence ATGATAGAAGATGCAATATGGGAAAAAATAAATTCGAATTTATACGATTTTTTATTAGTTTACGATTACGACAATCTTTTATGTGAATTTAATGTAATAACAAAGATTTTTGATGAAGGTTACGAAGTATTTTACTACAAAGATATTGAGGAATATAGGATTTTTTATGAGACAGAAATAAGATACACAGATAAAAAAGTTATTTTGATTGTTACAGAAAATGTTTATATTCCTTGGGATGTAAAGTGTGATTATCATGAGGTATTAATTAGAGTTAAAGATTTATTTTTTAATCTTGATGTTGATGTTATAAAACAGATTGATGTTGAATATTTCGATGTTATATATCAGAAGATGCAAAGTCTGAACAGAGTTTTAAACTTTGAGGAAACATGCAATTTTATTTTGAGGTACATTTACAATGTTGATATATCGGTTATAAACAATCTTCAAGACTTAATAAAACAGTTGCTGAGGCTTTACTTCAAAGGAACTGAGCTTCCTCAAGTATTGTCAGATTTTATAAAGAATAAGTTAGTGTTTTTACCCACTGAAGTTAGTTGCATTTTAAATTCGAAGAACGAGTTTTTTAAATTTTTTCAGACAGAATTTGATAAATTTGTAAGAAAAGATAAGTATGACGAAATGGATAAAGAAACTTATATTGACTTTTTGGATCCCGAAATTAGGGTTTATTTGGATGATTTAATTATGGACAACATTATAAAACTCTCCAAGCCAACTGAATTAAATAATAGCCTACCAATAAAGCAATTAGGTTTGGTATTTAACCTAAAATCTCAAGAAGAGGAATACAAACATTTAAAAAATAGACTTAAGAATTTATTATGTGAAATTAAAAGTCATAAAGACTGGTTTGAGGTGGCAGAAATATTTGGCAGAATAATAAATTTGTGCTGTATTTTAAATGATGATGAATACGAAGCATTAAGTCAAGAAATCAATGTAAAGTTTAAAGACTGGCTGCTTGAAAATTATGGTAAACTTCCCTATTTATCATATTCAAATGGACCTATTATGGTGCACCATATTCAACCATATATAATTAATCTTTTGAAGAAGGAAAATAAAAATAAAGTGGCTTTTATTTTACTTGATGGTATGTCTGAATTTAATTGGACAATAATTAAAGAGTATTTAGAAAATATGAATTTGAGAATTGAAAAGAAATCTTGTTTTGCCTGGATACCTACGATAACTTCTATTTCAAGACAATCTATATTTTCAGCAGAGCCTCCTTTGAGATTCAAAACTACTATGTTTTCAACAAATTATGATGAGAAACATTTTAAAAGGTTCTTTGTGAATAGTGGTTACAAGGAGAAAGAAATTGCTTATATTAGGAGTATAAAAACATTTGAAGAGGAAAATTTAAGGAATGCTTTAGAAGAGGATTTCAAAGTGCTTTGCGTTGTTGTAGATGTGATAGATGAGTTTGTCCATGGACAAGTTTTTAATTACAAGGGCTTACAAAATCAGATAAACTTCTATATGTCTGAAAAGTATTTACAAAAATTTTTAGAAAAACTTTTTAAAAAGAATTATGAAGTATTTATAGCTTCAGATCACGGCAATGTATTAACAGTCGGACAAGGTAATGTTAAAGAAGGAGTGTATATTGAAACTCTTTCTAATAGGGTAAAAATATATCCTAAGGATATTCCAATAGAATCTCCGCCTGGAATTAAAATCATCAAATGGGGTGGAATTGGGCTGCCTGATGAGTATAATTATGTTGTATCTGATGATAATCTATCATTTCATGATAAGGGAAGGACAATTTTGACTCATGGGGGAATATCAATAGAAGAAGTAATTGTGCCTTTTGTTAAGGTAATGCCGTCATTATAA
- a CDS encoding DNA methyltransferase has translation MELTKEILDSVRNIEGFPIADDEDIIRLSDPPYYTACPNPFIKDFIEKYGKKYDEKTDDYNVEPYTADISEGKNDPIYNAHSYHTKVPYKAIMRYILHYTKPGDIVFDGFCGSGMTGVAAAMCESPDPEFKFVLEKEFEQRGKKIEWGARRAILCDLSPAATFIAYNYNNPVDPEEFEKEAKRILEEVEKECGWMYETIHVNKYGKPETGFGGEIIKGKINYTVWSDVFICPSCGQEIVFWDVAVDKENGEVLDSFNCPFCNALLKKTILERATVTVYDRALKEYIVQAKQVPVLINYSVNGRRFEKKPDKFDLELLQKIEEMDIPYWYPTDRMPEGDESRRNDKYGITHVHHFYTKRNLWVLSCLYDKVKKNRRLLFVFTAVNPRLATKMSVYRVGKGKSNLTSGTLYVPSFNSDYNLIESFTTKIKSIKNVFKSLNGNVGNVISTNSMLDLRFLPSNSIDYIFTDPPYGDNLMYSELNFIWEAWLRVFTNNKTEAIINKVQRKGLSEYQELMEQCFKEMYRILKPGRWITVEFHNTKNAVWNAIQEAMLRAGFVIANVRALDKKQGSFKQVTTTTATKQDLIISAYKPKESFEKKFYLEVGTEEGVWEFVRQHLEKLPVVVENNGVLEYIPERQAYLLYDAMVAYHVQRGLSIPMGAAEFYKGLKERFIERDGMYFLPSQAPKYEEKRYRLELKKQLSFVIVDEKSAIQWIRNELEKQPQTYQELQPKFLKAKHEFKHEKLPELLQLLEENFLQDKNGKWYVPDVNKQSDLEKLRTKNLLREFEGYLSVKGKLKVFRTEAIRAGFKDLWQKKDYKTIVKVAEKLPESVLQEDTVLLMYYDNALTRLGE, from the coding sequence ATGGAGCTTACAAAAGAGATTCTTGATAGTGTTCGAAACATTGAAGGTTTTCCAATTGCAGATGATGAAGATATAATAAGACTTTCTGACCCGCCGTATTATACAGCTTGTCCAAATCCCTTTATAAAAGACTTTATTGAAAAATACGGGAAAAAATATGACGAAAAAACAGATGATTATAATGTTGAACCATATACTGCAGATATCTCTGAGGGGAAAAACGATCCTATATACAATGCTCATTCTTACCATACAAAAGTTCCTTATAAGGCAATTATGAGATATATTTTACATTACACAAAACCTGGTGATATTGTTTTTGATGGATTTTGTGGGTCGGGCATGACAGGTGTAGCAGCGGCAATGTGCGAAAGTCCCGACCCAGAGTTTAAATTTGTTTTAGAAAAAGAATTTGAACAAAGGGGTAAGAAAATAGAGTGGGGTGCAAGAAGGGCAATTTTATGTGATTTATCACCGGCAGCTACTTTTATAGCTTATAACTACAACAATCCTGTTGATCCCGAGGAATTTGAGAAAGAAGCAAAAAGGATTCTGGAAGAAGTTGAAAAAGAATGTGGCTGGATGTATGAAACCATACATGTTAACAAATACGGAAAGCCAGAGACTGGGTTTGGTGGAGAGATTATAAAAGGTAAAATAAATTATACAGTTTGGTCTGATGTCTTCATTTGCCCAAGTTGTGGGCAGGAGATTGTGTTTTGGGATGTGGCGGTTGATAAAGAAAATGGTGAGGTTTTAGATAGTTTCAATTGTCCATTTTGCAATGCTTTGCTGAAAAAGACTATTTTGGAAAGGGCAACAGTGACCGTTTATGATAGAGCACTAAAAGAGTATATAGTTCAGGCAAAACAGGTTCCTGTTTTGATAAATTATTCAGTAAACGGCAGGCGGTTTGAAAAAAAGCCTGATAAGTTTGACCTCGAGCTATTACAAAAAATAGAAGAGATGGATATTCCGTATTGGTATCCTACTGATAGAATGCCTGAGGGTGATGAGTCAAGGAGAAACGATAAGTATGGCATAACTCATGTTCATCATTTTTATACAAAGAGGAATTTGTGGGTTTTGAGTTGTTTGTATGATAAGGTAAAAAAAAACAGACGTTTACTATTTGTTTTTACAGCTGTTAATCCAAGATTAGCTACAAAAATGTCAGTTTATAGGGTTGGTAAGGGAAAAAGCAATTTAACGAGTGGGACATTATATGTTCCATCTTTTAATAGTGATTACAATTTAATCGAAAGTTTTACAACAAAAATTAAATCAATAAAAAATGTGTTTAAATCTTTGAATGGAAATGTAGGCAATGTTATATCTACCAATTCAATGCTTGATTTACGATTTTTACCATCAAACTCAATTGACTACATCTTCACTGACCCTCCCTATGGAGATAACCTTATGTATTCAGAGTTAAACTTTATTTGGGAGGCATGGCTGAGAGTATTTACCAACAATAAAACAGAGGCAATAATAAACAAAGTGCAGAGAAAAGGTCTTTCTGAATACCAAGAATTAATGGAACAGTGCTTCAAAGAAATGTATAGAATACTTAAACCTGGTAGATGGATAACAGTTGAGTTCCACAATACTAAAAATGCTGTATGGAATGCCATCCAAGAAGCTATGTTAAGAGCAGGATTTGTTATTGCTAATGTCAGAGCACTTGATAAAAAACAGGGCAGTTTTAAACAAGTCACAACAACTACAGCTACAAAACAGGATTTAATAATCTCTGCATATAAACCAAAAGAAAGTTTTGAAAAGAAGTTCTATTTAGAAGTAGGAACAGAAGAAGGTGTTTGGGAATTTGTAAGACAGCATCTTGAGAAGCTTCCTGTTGTGGTTGAAAATAATGGAGTTTTGGAATATATCCCTGAAAGGCAAGCTTATTTGTTATACGATGCAATGGTTGCTTATCATGTTCAAAGAGGTCTGAGCATTCCAATGGGAGCAGCCGAGTTTTATAAGGGCTTAAAAGAAAGATTTATAGAAAGGGATGGAATGTACTTTCTTCCAAGCCAGGCTCCTAAATATGAAGAAAAAAGATACAGGCTTGAGCTAAAAAAGCAGCTTTCATTTGTTATTGTTGATGAGAAAAGTGCCATTCAATGGATAAGAAACGAGCTTGAAAAACAACCACAGACTTATCAAGAACTACAACCAAAGTTTTTGAAGGCAAAGCATGAGTTCAAGCATGAAAAGTTACCGGAGCTTTTGCAATTACTTGAAGAAAACTTCTTACAAGATAAAAATGGTAAATGGTATGTGCCTGATGTTAATAAGCAATCAGATCTTGAAAAGCTGAGAACTAAAAATCTTTTGAGGGAATTTGAAGGATACTTAAGTGTCAAGGGCAAGTTGAAAGTATTCAGGACAGAAGCAATAAGAGCCGGATTTAAGGATTTATGGCAAAAGAAAGATTATAAAACAATTGTAAAGGTGGCTGAAAAACTTCCAGAGTCAGTTTTACAAGAAGATACAGTTCTTTTGATGTATTATGACAATGCTCTGACAAGATTAGGTGAATAG
- a CDS encoding DEAD/DEAH box helicase translates to MEKDHFVYVKSLKKYAKVLDIKELWGYKIYVVLDTSSNVVYEVTDIDIEEDVKFNVYEFKYILNAAKLKNIISGGILSPLSGSILPLPHQIYTLKRALSSDKVRFVLADEVGLGKTIEAGLIMKELKLRGLIKRILILAPKGLILQWQEEMKEKFSEDFRIILPQDLDVLKRVYDKENIWTIFDQVISSHDSVKPIEGRAGWTAEKIEEVNTQRFLNLINANWDLIVIDEAHRLAGATSNVARYKLGKALAVASPYLLLLTATPHQGKSDSFLRLMRFIDQYAFPTEKAITKEQVAPFIIRTEKREAIDFNGNKLFKNRYTKLISIRWQEKHSLQKLLYKKVTEYVAKGYNQAVKEKKTYIGFLLILMQRLVTSSTRAIKDYIERRIKILENQEFLNKDIDFEEIYDEAMEYAKQSLLQTVSFNIKKEITQLKEILSVANQAEAQFIDAKAEALLDLIFKIRMEQKDSKFLIFTEFIETQEYLYDILTNQGYNVVKLNGSMNIEERKEILSKFKENADILISTDAGGEGINLQFCNIVINYDMPWNPMKIEQRIGRVDRIGQQKDVFVFNFVLEDTVENRVREILEEKLRVIFQEFGVDKMGDILDSFEAGIDFTEVYIKSISNPSNLERYVYSIENKIREKTEILHKMKDILKDEKVLSVNLLAELPSDKVDEYIRKMYLYKEISLGNEADILNISEETLSLENDKIKELLNIPEYPISKRIPVVKLESNTIYEKGYWSLWEVGIKNTQRYCKVFPVFINLEGDYRPGTSKTVWDILLKESFDFSQDIDIDETLLEKTKITAIELAYNHFSEMRKEYIEQINKEIEKFKIAFSLKKKLH, encoded by the coding sequence ATGGAGAAAGATCATTTTGTTTATGTAAAAAGTCTAAAAAAGTATGCAAAAGTTTTGGATATAAAAGAATTATGGGGTTATAAAATATATGTGGTTTTAGATACATCTTCTAATGTGGTTTACGAAGTAACTGATATAGACATAGAAGAGGATGTAAAATTTAATGTGTATGAATTCAAGTATATTTTGAATGCTGCTAAGCTAAAAAATATAATCTCTGGCGGGATACTGTCACCCTTGAGTGGCAGTATTCTGCCATTACCTCATCAGATTTATACTCTGAAAAGAGCTTTGTCCAGCGATAAAGTGAGATTTGTTTTGGCTGATGAGGTGGGGCTTGGTAAAACTATTGAAGCAGGACTAATAATGAAGGAATTGAAACTAAGAGGACTTATAAAAAGAATTCTTATCTTGGCTCCCAAAGGGCTTATATTGCAGTGGCAGGAGGAGATGAAAGAAAAATTTTCCGAGGACTTCAGAATAATCCTACCCCAAGATTTAGATGTTTTAAAGAGAGTATACGATAAAGAAAATATCTGGACCATTTTTGACCAAGTAATATCCTCACATGATTCAGTAAAGCCAATTGAAGGCAGAGCCGGTTGGACAGCTGAGAAAATAGAAGAGGTTAATACTCAAAGATTTTTAAATTTGATTAATGCCAATTGGGATTTAATTGTGATTGACGAGGCACACAGACTTGCTGGAGCAACTTCTAATGTAGCAAGATATAAGCTCGGTAAGGCATTGGCTGTAGCAAGTCCTTACCTTTTGTTGTTAACAGCTACACCTCATCAAGGAAAAAGTGATTCTTTTTTAAGATTAATGAGATTCATAGACCAGTATGCTTTTCCAACAGAAAAAGCTATAACTAAGGAGCAAGTCGCGCCTTTCATCATAAGAACCGAAAAAAGAGAGGCTATTGATTTTAATGGTAATAAGCTTTTTAAAAATAGATATACAAAACTTATAAGTATTAGATGGCAAGAGAAACATAGTTTGCAAAAATTGTTATACAAAAAGGTAACCGAATATGTTGCAAAGGGTTATAATCAAGCAGTTAAAGAGAAAAAAACTTACATTGGATTTTTGCTTATTTTGATGCAAAGGCTTGTAACAAGCAGCACAAGAGCAATAAAAGATTATATTGAAAGGCGAATTAAAATTTTAGAAAATCAGGAGTTCCTGAATAAAGATATTGATTTTGAAGAAATTTATGATGAGGCTATGGAATATGCCAAGCAGTCATTACTTCAAACTGTAAGTTTTAATATCAAAAAAGAGATAACACAACTAAAAGAGATACTCTCAGTCGCAAACCAAGCAGAGGCACAATTTATAGATGCAAAAGCAGAAGCATTGTTGGATTTAATATTTAAAATCAGGATGGAGCAAAAGGATTCAAAGTTTCTGATATTTACTGAGTTTATTGAAACTCAGGAATACTTATATGATATTTTGACAAATCAGGGGTATAACGTTGTTAAATTAAATGGTTCAATGAATATAGAGGAAAGAAAAGAAATATTGTCAAAATTTAAAGAAAATGCAGATATTTTAATTTCAACTGATGCAGGGGGAGAGGGAATAAATCTTCAGTTTTGCAATATAGTCATAAACTATGATATGCCATGGAATCCTATGAAGATAGAACAACGAATAGGACGTGTTGATAGAATTGGACAACAAAAAGATGTATTTGTGTTTAATTTTGTTCTTGAAGATACTGTTGAGAATAGAGTAAGAGAAATTTTAGAAGAAAAATTGAGGGTAATATTTCAGGAATTTGGAGTTGACAAAATGGGTGATATACTTGATAGTTTTGAGGCGGGCATAGATTTTACAGAAGTATATATTAAGTCCATATCAAATCCTTCTAATTTGGAAAGATATGTTTATTCTATTGAGAATAAGATAAGAGAAAAGACAGAAATTTTACATAAAATGAAGGATATTCTTAAGGATGAAAAAGTTCTAAGTGTAAATCTGCTTGCAGAATTGCCTTCAGACAAAGTTGACGAGTATATACGAAAGATGTATCTATATAAAGAAATCTCATTAGGTAATGAAGCAGATATTTTAAATATTTCCGAGGAAACTCTTAGTTTAGAAAATGATAAAATAAAGGAATTATTAAATATTCCGGAATATCCTATTTCAAAAAGAATACCAGTTGTTAAACTGGAAAGTAACACAATTTACGAAAAAGGTTATTGGTCATTATGGGAAGTTGGCATAAAAAACACTCAGAGATATTGCAAAGTATTTCCAGTATTTATTAACTTAGAGGGTGACTATAGACCCGGCACATCTAAAACGGTATGGGATATTTTATTAAAAGAATCTTTTGATTTTTCTCAAGATATTGATATAGATGAAACTTTATTGGAAAAGACAAAAATTACAGCTATTGAATTAGCATATAACCATTTTAGTGAAATGAGAAAAGAATATATAGAGCAGATAAACAAAGAAATAGAAAAATTTAAGATAGCATTTTCTTTAAAAAAGAAGCTGCACTGA